A region from the Aegilops tauschii subsp. strangulata cultivar AL8/78 chromosome 5, Aet v6.0, whole genome shotgun sequence genome encodes:
- the LOC109767647 gene encoding uncharacterized protein: protein MDGHGAGGSGIGGAGKLTRTPSSLLRSPTVRNCSSFQAVLVEDPEPDDKKSQAPAQGKALHPHGLRPGGPPHPALILALPLALLLLLLLLRDDRHLLLLAAAATAALAAAAAAARLLRGRLRMRRSPQSGSVQWFIGDEDDRPHHARDTKSRTAAHGRVVREGVEFYSNGDCYEGEFHKGRCNGSGVYNFFGKGKYEGDWVDGKYDGYGIESWARGSRYRGQYRQGLRHGHGVYRFYSGDCYAGEWAGGQSHGIGAQTCSDGSSYVGEFKCGVKHGLGSYHFRNGDRYAGEYFGDKIHGFGVYRFANGHCYEGSWHEGKKQGFGMYTFRNGDKRSGEWDFGTLKSPLPPTDPSVERAVQAAQRAAENAFHLPRVDEQVHKVVMAANRAATAARVAAIKAVQNRMDGKFCDTYV from the exons atgGACGGCCACGGGGCCGGCGGCTCCGGCATAGGAGGCGCGGGCAAGCTCACGCGAACGCCCTCCTCGCTGCTGCGCTCCCCGACTGTGCGCAACTGCTCCTCCTTCCAGGCGGTCCTGGTCGAGGACCCCGAGCCCGACGACAAGAAGTCGCAGGCGCCGGCGCAGGGCAAGGCGCTGCACCCGCACGGCCTCCGCCCCGGCGGCCCGCCCCACCCGGCCCTCATCCTCGCGCTCCCCCTCGCcctgctcctcctcctgctcctcctccgcgacgaccgccacctcctcctcctcgcggccgccgccaccgccgcgctcgccgcggcggccgcggccgcgcgcctcctccgcggccgcctGCGGATGCGCCGCTCCCCGCAGTCCGGCTCCGTGCAGTGGTTCATCGGCGACGAGGACGACAGGCCGCACCACGCCCGCGACACCAAGAGCAGGACCGCCGCGCACGGCCGCGTGGTGCGGGAGGGCGTCGAGTTCTACAGCAATGGGGACTGCTACGAGGGGGAGTTCCACAAGGGCCGCTGCAACGGCAGCGGCGTCTACAACTTCTTCGGCAAGGGCAAGTACGAGGGGGACTGGGTGGACGGCAAGTACGACGGCTACGGCATCGAGAGCTGGGCGCGCGGCAGCCGCTACCGCGGCCAGTACCGCCAGGGCCTCCGCCACGGCCACGGGGTCTACCGCTTCTACAGCGGCGACTGCTACGCCGGCGAGTGGGCCGGCGGCCAGAGCCACGGCATCGGCGCGCAGACCTGCTCCGACGGGAGCTCCTATGTAGGGGAGTTCAAGTGCGGCGTCAAGCACGGCCTCGGCAGCTACCATTTCCG AAATGGCGATCGCTATGCCGGGGAGTACTTTGGGGACAAGATCCATGGCTTCGGTGTCTACCGCTTTGCCAATGGACATTGCTACGAAGGCTCCTGGCATGAAGGCAAGAAGCAGGGGTTCGGAATGTACACTTTTCGGAACGGCGACAAGCGATCGGGGGAGTGGGACTTTGGGACTCTCAAGAGCCCCCTGCCCCCAACAGATCCTTCCGTCGAGCGTGCCGTGCAG GCTGCACAACGGGCCGCGGAGAACGCCTTCCACCTGCCGAGAGTCGACGAGCAGGTGCACAAGGTGGTCATGGCCGCGAACAGGGCAGCCACGGCGGCCCGGGTGGCGGCGATCAAGGCAGTCCAGAACAGGATGGACGGCAAATTCTGCGATACCTATGTGTGA
- the LOC109767646 gene encoding uncharacterized protein: protein MNLAAPISTSTSTSTAVRPHAHGLMPLNLPSAASSSLRRSIFASLRKKISPMASAPASASAALSTAAPADNGAAKPTEQRPVQVAKRLEKFKTTIFTQMSMLAVKHGAINLGQGFPNFDGPDFVKEAAIEAIKAGKNQYARGYGVPELNSAVAERFLKDSGLQIDPDKEVTVTSGCTEAIAATILGLINPGDEVILFAPFYDSYEATLSMAGANVKAITLRPPDFAVPLEELKAAVSKNTRAIMINTPHNPTGKMFTREELEFIADLCKENDVLLFADEVYDKLAFEADHISMASIPGMYERTVTMNSLGKTFSLTGWKIGWAIAPPHLTWGVRQAHSFLTFATSTPMQSAAAAALRAPDSYFEELKRDYGAKKALLVDGLKAAGFIVYPSSGTYFVMVDHTPFGFDNDIEFCEYLIREVGVVAIPPSVFYLNPEDGKNLVRFTFCKDDDTLRAAVDRMKAKLRKK from the exons ATGAATCTGGCCGCCCCCatctccacctccacctccacctccacgGCCGTCCGTCCCCATGCCCATGGGCTCATGCCATTAAACCTcccctccgccgcctcctcctcgctcCGTCGCTCCATCTTCGCCTCCCTCCGGAAGAAGATCTCCCCGATGGCATCCGcccccgcctccgcctccgcaGCCCTCTCCACGGCCGCCCCCGCCGACAACGGCGCCGCCAAGCCCACGGAGCAGCGGCCCGTACAG GTGGCGAAGCGATTGGAGAAGTTTAAAACAACAATTTTTACGCAGATGAGCATGCTCGCGGTGAAGCATGGAGCAATAAACCTTGGTCAGGGCTTTCCCAATTTTGATGGCCCTGACTTTGTCAAAGAGGCTGCTATCGAGGCTATCAAAGCTGGAAAGAATCAGTATGCAAGAGGATATGGTGTGCCTGAACTGAACTCAGCTGTTGCTGAAAGATTTCTCAAGGACAGTGGGTTGCAGATCGATCCTGATAAGGAAGTTACTGTTACATCAGGGTGCACAGAAGCAATAGCTGCAACGATATTGGGTCTGATCAACCCTGGGGATGAAGTGATCTTGTTTGCTCCATTCTATGATTCTTATGAGGCTACACTGTCCATGGCTGGTGCGAATGTCAAAGCCATTACACTCCGCCCTCCGGACTTTGCAGTCCCTCTTGAAGAGCTCAAGGCTGCAGTCTCGAAGAACACCAGAGCAATAATGATCAATACACCTCACAACCCTACTGGGAAAATGTTTACAAGGGAGGAACTTGAATTCATTGCTGATCTCTGCAAGGAAAATGACGTGTTGCTCTTTGCTGATGAGGTCTATGACAAGCTGGCATTTGAGGCGGATCATATATCAATGGCCTCTATTCCTGGCATGTATGAGAGGACCGTCACCATGAACTCTCTGGGGAAGACGTTCTCCTTGACCGGATGGAAGATCGGCTGGGCGATAGCGCCGCCGCACCTGACATGGGGCGTGAGGCAGGCACACTCCTTCCTCACATTCGCCACCTCCACGCCGATGCAATCAGCAGCGGCGGCAGCTCTGAGAGCACCAGACAGCTACTTCGAGGAGCTGAAGCGGGACTACGGCGCAAAGAAAGCGCTGCTGGTCGACGGGCTCAAGGCCGCGGGCTTCATCGTCTACCCGTCAAGCGGAACCTACTTCGTGATGGTCGACCACACCCCGTTCGGGTTCGACAACGACATCGAGTTCTGCGAGTACTTGATCCGCGAGGTGGGCGTGGTGGCCATCCCGCCGAGCGTGTTCTACCTGAACCCCGAGGACGGGAAGAACCTGGTGAGGTTCACCTTCTGCAAGGACGACGACACGCTGAGGGCCGCGGTGGACCGGATGAAGGCCAAGCTCAGGAAGAAGTGA